One segment of Cynocephalus volans isolate mCynVol1 chromosome 8, mCynVol1.pri, whole genome shotgun sequence DNA contains the following:
- the ADAMTS4 gene encoding A disintegrin and metalloproteinase with thrombospondin motifs 4 isoform X1: protein MYRTGSCPGRGLAGHWLWGFQPHLSFPTVPLSGLVWLLLLLLASLLPSARLASPLLREEEIVFPEKLNGSVLPGSGAPDRLLYRLLAFGETLLLELEQDPGVRVEGLTVQYLGQAPELLGGAEPGTYLTGTINGDPESVASLHWDGGALLGVLQYRGAELHLQPLEGGTPNSAGGPGAHILRRKSPASSQGPMCNVKAPPGSPSPGPRRAKRFASLSRFVETLVVADDKMAAFHGAGLKRYLLTVMAAAAKAFKHPSIRNPVSLVVTRLVILGSGDEGPQVGPSAAQTLRSFCAWQRGLNTPEDSDPDHFDTAILFTRQDLCGVSTCDTLGMADVGTVCDPARSCAIVEDDGLQSAFTAAHELGHVFNMLHDNSKPCVSLNGPGSTSRHVMAPVMAHVDPEEPWSPCSARFITDFLDNGYGHCLLDKPEAPLHLPVTFPGKDYDADRQCQLTFGPDSHHCPQLPPPCAALWCSGHLNGHAMCQTKHSPWADGTPCGPAQACMGGRCLHMDQLQDFNIPQAGGWGPWGPWGDCSRSCGGGVQFSSRDCTRPVPRNGGKYCEGRRTRFRSCNTEDCPTGSALTFREEQCAAYNHRTDLFKSFPGPMDWVPRYTGVAPRDQCKLTCQARALGYYYVLEPRVVDGTPCSPDSSSVCVQGRCIHAGCDRIIGSKKKFDKCMVCGGDGSGCSKQSGSFRKFRYGYNNVVTIPSGATHILVRQQGAPGLRSIYLALKLPDGSYALNGEYTLMPSPTDVVLPGAANLRYSGATAATETLAGHGPLAQPLMLQVLVAGNPQNARLRYSFFVPRPAPSTPRPTPQDWLHRRAQILEILRRRPWAGRK from the exons ATGTACCGGACAGGTTCGTGTCCCGGGAGGGGCTTGGCTGGGCACTGGCTGTGGGGATTCCAACCCCACCTGTCGTTCCCCACTGTGCCCCTCTCTGGGCTGGTGTggctgcttctgctgcttctggcctccctcctgccctcagcACGGctggccagccccctcctccGGGAGGAGGAGATCGTGTTTCCAGAGAAGCTCAACGGCAGCGTCCTGCCTGGCTCCGGCGCCCCGGACAGGCTGTTGTACCGCTTGCTGGCCTTTGGGGAGACGCTGCTACTAGAGCTGGAGCAGGACCCCGGCGTGCGGGTCGAGGGGCTGACAGTGCAGTACCTGGGCCAGGCACCTGAGCTGCTGGGTGGAGCAGAGCCAGGCACCTACCTGACTGGCACCATCAACGGAGATCCGGAGTCGGTGGCATCTCTGCACTGGGATGGGGGAGCCCTATTAGGGGTGTTGCAGTATCGGGGGGCTGAACTGCACCTCCAGCCCCTGGAAGGGGGCACCCCTAACTCTGCTGGGGGGCCCGGGGCTCACATCCTGCGCCGGAAGAGTCCTGCCAGCAGCCAGGGTCCCATGTGCAACGTCAAGGCTCCTCCTGGGAGTCCCAGCCCTGGCCCCCGAAGAGCCAAG cGCTTTGCTTCACTGAGCAGATTCGTAGAGACCCTGGTGGTGGCAGATGACAAGATGGCAGCATTTCATGGTGCAGGGCTAAAGCGCTACCTGCTGACAGTTATGGCAGCAGCAGCCAAGGCCTTCAAGCACCCAAGCATCCGCAACCCTGTCAGCTTGGTGGTGACTCGGCTGGTGATCCTGGGGTCAGGCGACGAGGGGCCCCAGGTGGGGCCCAGTGCCGCCCAGACTCTGCGCAGCTTCTGTGCCTGGCAGCGAGGCCTCAACACCCCTGAGGACTCGGACCCCGACCACTTTGACACAGCCATTCTGTTTACCCGTCAG GACCTGTGTGGGGTCTCCACTTGCGACACTCTGGGTATGGCTGACGTGGGCACTGTGTGTGACCCAGCTCGGAGCTGTGCTATCGTGGAGGATGATGGGCTCCAGTCGGCTTTCACTGCTGCTCATGAACTGG GCCATGTCTTCAACATGCTCCATGACAACTCCAAGCCATGTGTCAGTTTGAATGGGCCTGGGAGCACCTCCCGCCATGTCATGGCTCCTGTGATGGCTCACGTGGATCCTGAGGAACCCTGGTCCCCCTGCAGTGCCCGCTTCATCACTGACTTCCTGGACAACGGCTATG GGCACTGTCTCTTGGACAAGCCAGAAGCTCCCCTGCATCTGCCTGTGACTTTCCCTGGCAAGGACTATGATGCTGACCGCCAGTGCCAGCTGACCTTTGGACCTGACTCACACCATTGTCCACAGCTGCCACCGCCCTGTGCTGCCCTCTGGTGCTCTGGCCACCTCAATGGTCATGCCATGTGCCAGACCAAGCACTCACCCTGGGCCGATGGAACCCCCTGTGGGCCTGCACAGGCCTGCATGGGTGGCCGCTGCCTTCATATGGACCAGCTCCAGGACTTCAAT ATTCCACAGGCTGGTGGCTGGGGTCCCTGGGGACCATGGGGTGACTGCTCTCGGAGCTGTGGGGGTGGAGTCCAGTTCTCCTCCCGGGACTGCACAAGGCCCGTCCCCCGGAATGGTGGCAAGTACTGTGAGGGCCGCCGTACCCGCTTCCGCTCCTGCAACACTGAGGACTGCCCAACTGGCTCAG CATTGACCTTCCGTGAGGAGCAGTGTGCTGCCTACAACCACCGCACTGACCTCTTCAAGAGCTTCCCAGGACCCATGGACTGGGTTCCTCGCTACACAGGTGTGGCCCCTCGGGACCAGTGCAAACTTACCTGCCAGGCCCGGGCACTGGGCTACTACTACGTGCTGGAGCCACGG GTGGTTGACGGGACTCCCTGTTCTCCAGACAGCTCCTCAGTCTGTGTCCAGGGCCGCTGCATCCATGCTGGCTGTGACCGCATCATTGGCTCCAAAAAGAAGTTTGATAAGTGCATGGTGTGCGGCGGGGATGGTTCTGGCTGCAGCAAGCAGTCAGGCTCCTTCAGAAAATTCAG GTACGGATACAACAATGTGGTCACTATCCCCTCAGGGGCCACCCACATTCTTGTCCGGCAACAGGGGGCCCCTGGCCTCCGGAGCATCTACCTGGCCCTGAAGCTCCCAGATGGCTCCTATGCCCTCAATGGTGAATACACGCTGATGCCCTCCCCCACTGATGTGGTACTACCTGGGGCAGCCAACTTGCGCTACAGTGGGGCCACTGCAGCCACAGAGACATTGGCAGGCCATGGGCCATTGGCCCAGCCCTTGATGCTGCAAGTACTGGTGGCTGGCAACCCCCAGAATGCACGCCTCCGATACAGCTTCTTCGTGCCCAGGCCAGCCCCTTCAACACCACGCCCCACTCCCCAGGACTGGCTGCACCGCAGGGCACAGATTCTGGAGATCCTCCGGCGGCGCCCCTGGGCGGGCAGAAAATAA
- the ADAMTS4 gene encoding A disintegrin and metalloproteinase with thrombospondin motifs 4 isoform X2, whose amino-acid sequence MYRTGSCPGRGLAGHWLWGFQPHLSFPTVPLSGLVWLLLLLLASLLPSARLASPLLREEEIVFPEKLNGSVLPGSGAPDRLLYRLLAFGETLLLELEQDPGVRVEGLTVQYLGQAPELLGGAEPGTYLTGTINGDPESVASLHWDGGALLGVLQYRGAELHLQPLEGGTPNSAGGPGAHILRRKSPASSQGPMCNVKAPPGSPSPGPRRAKRFASLSRFVETLVVADDKMAAFHGAGLKRYLLTVMAAAAKAFKHPSIRNPVSLVVTRLVILGSGDEGPQVGPSAAQTLRSFCAWQRGLNTPEDSDPDHFDTAILFTRQDLCGVSTCDTLGMADVGTVCDPARSCAIVEDDGLQSAFTAAHELGHVFNMLHDNSKPCVSLNGPGSTSRHVMAPVMAHVDPEEPWSPCSARFITDFLDNGYGHCLLDKPEAPLHLPVTFPGKDYDADRQCQLTFGPDSHHCPQLPPPCAALWCSGHLNGHAMCQTKHSPWADGTPCGPAQACMGGRCLHMDQLQDFNIPQAGGWGPWGPWGDCSRSCGGGVQFSSRDCTRPVPRNGGKYCEGRRTRFRSCNTEDCPTGSALTFREEQCAAYNHRTDLFKSFPGPMDWVPRYTGVAPRDQCKLTCQARALGYYYVLEPRVVDGTPCSPDSSSVCVQGRCIHAGCDRIIGSKKKFDKCMVCGGDGSGCSKQSGSFRKFRCGTTWGSQLALQWGHCSHRDIGRPWAIGPALDAASTGGWQPPECTPPIQLLRAQASPFNTTPHSPGLAAPQGTDSGDPPAAPLGGQKITSPSRLPFLGTGASDLAGRKRRLLQLPHTKTQEREAVGVRPDPPLCPNAQAGPALVSCPGRQ is encoded by the exons ATGTACCGGACAGGTTCGTGTCCCGGGAGGGGCTTGGCTGGGCACTGGCTGTGGGGATTCCAACCCCACCTGTCGTTCCCCACTGTGCCCCTCTCTGGGCTGGTGTggctgcttctgctgcttctggcctccctcctgccctcagcACGGctggccagccccctcctccGGGAGGAGGAGATCGTGTTTCCAGAGAAGCTCAACGGCAGCGTCCTGCCTGGCTCCGGCGCCCCGGACAGGCTGTTGTACCGCTTGCTGGCCTTTGGGGAGACGCTGCTACTAGAGCTGGAGCAGGACCCCGGCGTGCGGGTCGAGGGGCTGACAGTGCAGTACCTGGGCCAGGCACCTGAGCTGCTGGGTGGAGCAGAGCCAGGCACCTACCTGACTGGCACCATCAACGGAGATCCGGAGTCGGTGGCATCTCTGCACTGGGATGGGGGAGCCCTATTAGGGGTGTTGCAGTATCGGGGGGCTGAACTGCACCTCCAGCCCCTGGAAGGGGGCACCCCTAACTCTGCTGGGGGGCCCGGGGCTCACATCCTGCGCCGGAAGAGTCCTGCCAGCAGCCAGGGTCCCATGTGCAACGTCAAGGCTCCTCCTGGGAGTCCCAGCCCTGGCCCCCGAAGAGCCAAG cGCTTTGCTTCACTGAGCAGATTCGTAGAGACCCTGGTGGTGGCAGATGACAAGATGGCAGCATTTCATGGTGCAGGGCTAAAGCGCTACCTGCTGACAGTTATGGCAGCAGCAGCCAAGGCCTTCAAGCACCCAAGCATCCGCAACCCTGTCAGCTTGGTGGTGACTCGGCTGGTGATCCTGGGGTCAGGCGACGAGGGGCCCCAGGTGGGGCCCAGTGCCGCCCAGACTCTGCGCAGCTTCTGTGCCTGGCAGCGAGGCCTCAACACCCCTGAGGACTCGGACCCCGACCACTTTGACACAGCCATTCTGTTTACCCGTCAG GACCTGTGTGGGGTCTCCACTTGCGACACTCTGGGTATGGCTGACGTGGGCACTGTGTGTGACCCAGCTCGGAGCTGTGCTATCGTGGAGGATGATGGGCTCCAGTCGGCTTTCACTGCTGCTCATGAACTGG GCCATGTCTTCAACATGCTCCATGACAACTCCAAGCCATGTGTCAGTTTGAATGGGCCTGGGAGCACCTCCCGCCATGTCATGGCTCCTGTGATGGCTCACGTGGATCCTGAGGAACCCTGGTCCCCCTGCAGTGCCCGCTTCATCACTGACTTCCTGGACAACGGCTATG GGCACTGTCTCTTGGACAAGCCAGAAGCTCCCCTGCATCTGCCTGTGACTTTCCCTGGCAAGGACTATGATGCTGACCGCCAGTGCCAGCTGACCTTTGGACCTGACTCACACCATTGTCCACAGCTGCCACCGCCCTGTGCTGCCCTCTGGTGCTCTGGCCACCTCAATGGTCATGCCATGTGCCAGACCAAGCACTCACCCTGGGCCGATGGAACCCCCTGTGGGCCTGCACAGGCCTGCATGGGTGGCCGCTGCCTTCATATGGACCAGCTCCAGGACTTCAAT ATTCCACAGGCTGGTGGCTGGGGTCCCTGGGGACCATGGGGTGACTGCTCTCGGAGCTGTGGGGGTGGAGTCCAGTTCTCCTCCCGGGACTGCACAAGGCCCGTCCCCCGGAATGGTGGCAAGTACTGTGAGGGCCGCCGTACCCGCTTCCGCTCCTGCAACACTGAGGACTGCCCAACTGGCTCAG CATTGACCTTCCGTGAGGAGCAGTGTGCTGCCTACAACCACCGCACTGACCTCTTCAAGAGCTTCCCAGGACCCATGGACTGGGTTCCTCGCTACACAGGTGTGGCCCCTCGGGACCAGTGCAAACTTACCTGCCAGGCCCGGGCACTGGGCTACTACTACGTGCTGGAGCCACGG GTGGTTGACGGGACTCCCTGTTCTCCAGACAGCTCCTCAGTCTGTGTCCAGGGCCGCTGCATCCATGCTGGCTGTGACCGCATCATTGGCTCCAAAAAGAAGTTTGATAAGTGCATGGTGTGCGGCGGGGATGGTTCTGGCTGCAGCAAGCAGTCAGGCTCCTTCAGAAAATTCA GATGTGGTACTACCTGGGGCAGCCAACTTGCGCTACAGTGGGGCCACTGCAGCCACAGAGACATTGGCAGGCCATGGGCCATTGGCCCAGCCCTTGATGCTGCAAGTACTGGTGGCTGGCAACCCCCAGAATGCACGCCTCCGATACAGCTTCTTCGTGCCCAGGCCAGCCCCTTCAACACCACGCCCCACTCCCCAGGACTGGCTGCACCGCAGGGCACAGATTCTGGAGATCCTCCGGCGGCGCCCCTGGGCGGGCAGAAAATAACCTCACCATCCCGGCTGCCCTTTCTGGGCACCGGGGCCTCGGATTTAGCTGGGAGAAAGAGGAGGCTTCTGCAGCTGCCTCATACTAAGACTCAGGAGAGAGAGGCTGTGGGGGTGAGACCTGACCCTCCTCTCTGCCCTAATGCGCAGGCTGGCCCTGCTCTGGTTTCTTGCCCTGGGAGGCAGTGA